Within the Cotesia glomerata isolate CgM1 linkage group LG6, MPM_Cglom_v2.3, whole genome shotgun sequence genome, the region cgcagcgggacgaaagttgccactttccgcccggagggcaaaaaaaaatatttcttagtatttaagaaatatttcttaaatactaggaaatattgtaaatactaagaaaaatatgattatattttattgtgactgATCTTTATAATTGATCTGTTAATCTTACATTTTCCATATTATATCCATCAATGGTGATCATAAGCGAGTACCAGCCAACCGAGGAAGGTGTCCACGTTGCGCTGTAACTGCCATCACCATTAGGTCTGACTAGCATGCTCTCACTCGAGCGTTTAACTGCGGGTGACATAAACCTCAGTTCTTCGAACGAGTAATTTTGGTAGGCCTTCATTATTGTTATCGCGTAAAaacacattttattattaacagttaCTTCGTAGGGTATATCTAATGAGGGCTGTGGGTGCCCTCCGAATGTCATGGGGTCAGGTTGAGAAATACGACGAATTTTTCTCCCCTGGTCCGCATCAGTTATGTCTTTTTTATCTATTGGAACAGCTTTCACTTCAATCTAAAATggatataatatatttattttatttaattactttcaattagttattaatttgcGAGCCAATAAGGTATGAAGTGctagtaattaaatataattgatcCCTCGGGAAGTGTCTCACTGGAGGTTTTTAATCAACCtgaataatcaataaaataattgctctataaatgagaaaatttattctattttttattgagaatttcctttttatgtttatttattaaaataaataaatattaaaatttattaaagtaaataacaatatttaataaatattaaaagtatattattaatttaaaaaactggtttttcgaatttttgttcggataattttttatcaccgGAAGCTGAGGGGTTggtaaaaatttgaactattttttatttaaacaaagaaACTGCAAGCCTGGATTTGTAAATAGCCAGTGCAGACTCGCAagtttcattataaattataacaatgaaACTGAAACTGGAGAGCGTGAAGATACAGAAATTGCAAGTCTGCAATTAGTTATCAAAACTGATAAGTTATGGTTGAAGGATCatctaattattcattaagTTTCcggaataataaatgaaaagtgTAAATCATGtaaaaagtgataataaaattaaaaactgatagaaaattatttaatactcatttcaaaaatttttatattaaaatattaaaatatatattaataaaatttaataatatttaaataaaatttttaatattaaaagtcATGAAATGAGCTTTAGTCTTAATTTccgacaattatttttttatttttaccatcataaataaaaaatttgatttgttctgaattttaaagtaaataaaattcaaaaatcaggccataataacaatataaattaaatattccaGTAAAGTTTAAAGTTACGGATATCGATACTCAAAGTTCTAAAACCAAACTCGTATCAAGCTTCATCAACaagctgaagaaataatatcaatatcaaaACATGATTTATAGGCAAAAGTTTAAGAGGTAAAGTAtgtagtaaataaaatattgaaggcttgtactgaaaaaaaattaacttgaatcaagagaaaaatttttgaatgaaataaaatttaaaaacagtaattatattagtttaagaatttttctgctcaaattaagaagatgaaattttttttaattattaataatttcttaataaaaaaattattaacttaaaaaattaattataagttaataattttttttcctgtgtataaatttaaattattaccaaTAGCTGTATAGTATTAGTAAGTATGATATTAACCTTTAAGCCAGGTACATGAACAACTTCTCCATACTGATCTCTCGTGAGAATAGTAACAATTGCAGGCCAACCACATTTCATATCTTCCTTGGCATAAATCGCTTCACATTTCGATGGATCCACAAAACTGTCAGGCTGGAGCCACCGTGCAAGCCTGCCGCCGCTCGTTCCAGCCGAGCAAACAACAAAATCCCTGAGGAATAGTCTCTCATTTGAGTGACAactgaaatcaaaaaataaaacagtataaatataaatatatttataataaagaagcagattaataaaaaataagtttgtaaaaataataaagaaagaTCGGCTGTTATCTTTTTATcggataatagataattaattgcTAATGAGTTTTTACCGAGTCGATGACCCGATTGGTCAGATAGATCAGGTGTCTCCTGTCTATAGTCTATAATCTATAAGTTATGAGTAAGAAGAAGATAGAATTGAAGAGTTCGTTAAAAACAAGTTCTCTTCAGGTTTCTGCCCCTAATTGGTACTCGTGCAGATCTCTCAGTGTACTGATGTCTGATGTACAGTAACTGGGCTCATAACTGTATGTGTGCTGCACATTGCTAGTTATATCAAGTATAAAAAGAGCAAAGTATCATCTCTTGGTAACAAACAATCGCGAGTTGAGGTTTTCATCGTATCCAGCATTCCTAATAAGGCACAATCACGTCTAGTCAGCCATTTCCGGTTAAGAGAAAATTCTACGAACAGCTATAATATAATGTactctttttctttttatttatatacttgataattattttattacttattattgtgataaatatttaggttaattgattatttttatttttaacttcccgctaagaaaatcgggaagttattgttttcaccccgttttgcaaaaatcgagttttcatcagatctcgacgtttgaaggttacaggaagcttccctgactatccccgcgaggttgtcacggtgtctgtatgtgtgtatgcactgagaaaaaagtattttgataatcacaatacttGGTAATCTTCACaaagtgacaaaaaattattttaacatgaaaaatttataacccGGGTCGAAAAATTGAAACTGATTTTAAGCTAAATGATCTGTATTTGAAGCGGTATTCACTATTTGTTAGTGCGAAGAATACCGCTTGATATACATTGCACTACGAAATAGCGAATAATCACTATTTCAATTTCAGAGAATGAAAAGCTGTGCCCTGTAGAGGATCTTTGAGgacatgaataaaataataataaataaataaataaataaatatattattattattattattatttttattattattattactatctaATTCGTAAAAGGTCTGTTTTTGATCTACAGGCGATCAAAAACTGACTCAAAATTATGCAACGTTTTGGTCTGTTTTTGACCTTGACGCGATCAAAACCAGTTAAATGATTGCGACAAAAAAAAGTCTGATTTTGGTCTtgaaacaatagaaaataattttattataacattaGAAATGATCTGAAAttggactaaattttttgacccggGACATTTcctacaattaaattttatgaattttaccataattattaactacatAATATTAgtaatagaatatttttttttggtataaatTGTTATCATTAATCTAACAAatgtaattagaaaaaaaaatcaattaacgtACGCGTGAGTCACATTAACTCACacaaaagtaatttttgtagataattttaaatcgaaTTAACAATTTCAACACTTGCAGCAACAATTGTAAAATAGAAAAGCTTTAATACGTCCTTTAAGTGTTtagagctaaaaaaaaataatctttaaattcAGTTGCCCCATTCTTTgttcataatttttgtttttttccgttgtagaaactagaaaaataaaatacgtcAGCATTAATGgggatataaaataaatacatggaATTTATGGAAGTATTAGTCAATACTTATCAGGATtgatacaatatataatgacAGTGTAAGGTGAAAAGATCAGTTCCTTCGAAGCAAGCACTTGAAAACATTATATATCGTTAAAATGAATACTTTATTATTTGGTTTTGTTATTGTTGGCTTGGCTAGTCAGGTAAGTTtcgaataattatataataaaagggtgtaaataaaatatttttttggagagTTGACATACAATATTGCAAGAACtaattttgtcaaaatttgagctcttttgaaataactactttaatttttagaaaaaattcgaatttaaaaaaaaatatttttttatcagtaataTACTGCGTGACAAATGCCATAAGGGTTTATTAGTTTTGTGTCAAAGGaaagtatacaaaaaatttttattgccattaaaatcaaaattgttcaaaacGTCTAAatcgatattaaaaattcatttgaattACTAAAGCCAAAAAAGCGGATCTCTATACGCTAATTTGgctttaagataaattttcttaaagcCAAAAGAgcggaaaaaaaatagatgtgTTTATTACCAaaggtttaaaaataaaggtagataaaaataatactcagGGTATGAAAATCAATTAGAGAGACAAAGGCacataattaattagtaagaCAATTGGATCCCTAAAAATTTCTACGTGCTTTTGGCTTTAGATCActaaattgtaaaattcatAAACCAAAACGAGCGTACATTTTTAGTCTTACTTCCTTTtggcttaagaaaatttttttctcagttttAAGCTTAGAATATGCTTGCAAAAGTtggcaaaaaattttctagacctTTTTGGCTTTAGATCACTAAATTTTGAAGTTTCTAAAGTCAAAACGGGTGTAAAGTTTGATATATACGCCTTTTTAgcttctaaaatttattatcacttttaaGCTTATTATATGCTTGCAAATATTggcaaaataatattctacGCTCCTTTAGCATTTGTCAAGCATTATTATGATGATTGTTTTTGTAGAAGCTTAAGCTCTAAGTtcatataaaattctttatctATTTATCTATCATTACATAGTAATTACAGTGATTTATGAATGATAACTTATCGGAAAGAATGATTGGAGtgttactaaataattatcttgaaaagaaaatttctctttatttaaattaaatttgtctttttataaaataaaatttttaacaacattagtattatttttaatatttttctcacTACAGGCATTAACTGCTCCTCAAACGGTCAATTCAGCCTCAGTCCAACAAGTTGAACAAATTTTCTACGCAATGAAAATTGAGATCCAATCATTCGTTAGGACTTTTGAAAATGCAACCATAGACAAAATACCAGATGCCCTGACTGAAGCGATCAAAATCATCTACACTTTCAAGGATACAATGTTCACCCAAGAAACCATCAACGAAGCCACTTTAGCTGGTAGTGACATCATAGCCTACCTGGAGTCCggtaaatttgttaaattcatGCTCAGATTTTTCAGGGATATCGCTGATTCCGCAGAATCCTACAAAAACATTGCTCCCAGCGCCGTAGAAATTATCAAGCTTATCAACAATTTCGGTGTCAAAATGCGtgaaagaaatgaccttttcaACTGATTTTATCTAATTAATCTTTATAACTACTAGTCTGCAATCATTATGTGTAATTGTTCAGAATTTccaattatcaataaaaaaattgtgaacgtaattattgttttgtttttttaatcacaatgtaaatattttggaaattcttgaactaaatctaaaaaatggaaaaaaaaaattaatgtagctcaataaaattttggaaattcAAATGTCCAtctaacttttttattaaaatcctagatatttttttgtagaatattatttttaattgaaaaaataaaaaaattatatgaaaaagtagtaactatatttttaatcgaaaaaaacaatcatgataataagttaaaaatgcATTTATAGGAATATTGGATCATCAATTAATGCATCTGTCTTTCTTTTTGTTGTTTTCGTCGGATGCTTTATCactattaaattaacaacaataaaaataataattaaaaagcaaaaaaatataaaatttataaagtaaaaaatttctggagtgaatgcggagtggattattttcaattgatttaCTCCCTCCGGGAGTGAAATTCAATCCGCAAcggatttaaattatattgttaGTAGACCACTCCTTGGagtaaatcttttatttaattttttaaataaaaacaaaaacatagttttaattcgattgaaaattataaaatgcgTACATCAATAATTCgcatttcaaaaatttttttaagttcatcaaaagaaatttttttttacgaaattcgACGTTATCCGAAAATCTTTGTTTCTAATTTAAGTTTTCTTCTTAAATttagattattaaataaaaatttttgtttactgatcaaaaaaatttttttctggaaattaaatttatttttaattttgattttttcaatttttttttttttttctatt harbors:
- the LOC123266988 gene encoding uncharacterized protein LOC123266988 — protein: MNTLLFGFVIVGLASQALTAPQTVNSASVQQVEQIFYAMKIEIQSFVRTFENATIDKIPDALTEAIKIIYTFKDTMFTQETINEATLAGSDIIAYLESGKFVKFMLRFFRDIADSAESYKNIAPSAVEIIKLINNFGVKMRERNDLFN